The DNA window GGCCATCCTGATGACATAGACTTCCGGCGCTTCAGAGGGCAAGGGATTTTCATCAACCTCCGCCGCGATGATCTCGTGGACAACACCAATCTGGGACAGCAGCTCGCGCCGTCTTGGGGATTGAGACGCCAAATAAATCAGAGGGTTGCTCATATCATGCAAGATACTAGTCCGAGCCAGAAAGGGCAATTGCCCGCACTTTAAATTAACTTACTCGCGATGATAAGGATGTCCCTGCAGCAAACTCCAGGCACGATAGAGCTGTTCCGCAAGCAACACTCGCACCAGGGGATGCGGCAGCGTAAGATTCGATAACGACCACTGCTGCACAGCAGTTTCCTTGCATGATGGCGACAAACCATCCGGTCCCCCGACGAGCAACGCAATGTCGTACCCCGCTTGCAGCCAATCACCCAACTGACCGCTAAGCTGCTGCGTTGTCCATGGCTTGCCGCGCTCATCCAAGGCAATCACATGGGTGCCGCGAGGAATAGCCGCCAGCATCCGCTCGCCTTCTTCGGTTATCGCACGTTGAATGTCGGCACCTTTGGTACGGCGCCCGGCAGGAATTTCGATAAGCTGCAAACTACAGCTAGGTGGCAGACGTTTACTATATTCCTGATAACCCCGCTCCACCCAATCGGGCATGCGCTGGCCGACGGCGATCAGGTGAATACGCATTATTCAGAAACCCAATATTGAACCACAGAGGCACAGAGAACACAGAGGGGATTCATAATTATGTTATACAAATTCCAGCACCCATCCAAGATTAATCCACATCCGCTTTACCCAATTGAAATTTTATTTTTCTCTGTGTCTCCGTGCCTCTGTGGTGAAAAATTCAATATTACCCGGCAACCGCGCGATCAACCCCCGGCGCCCACAGTTTTTCCAGTTGGTAAAAATCACGCGCCCGCGGCAACATCACATGCACAACCACATCGACCAGATCCACCAACACCCATTCACCGGCTTGTTCACCCTCAACACCGAACGGTGGCTGACCATTCTTTTTGGCCTGTTCGATAACATTATCTGACAACGCCTTCACATGGCGATCAGAATTACCGCTGGCAATGACCATAAAGTCCGTCACTCCGGTCTTGCCACGCACATCGACCACTTTAATATCGACCGCCTTGACATCTTCCAGCGCGGCAACCACGATGTCTTTTATCTTTTCACTATCACTCATCACTTCCTCCTCTATAGTTTCCCTCCCCTTTGCAGGGGGAGGGTTAGGGTGGGGATAGACTGCTTGGGCATTTCCAAACATTTACCCCATCCCTGCCTTTCCCCCTGAGAGGGGGAAGGGGTTATTACGCCGCACATCTAATAGCGATAGATATTTTCCCGCTCGATATACAACCTGACCGCTTCCGGCAGCAAAAAATGAATATCTCGCCTGGCGCGCACCGCCTCACGAATCGTGGTCGCGGAAATATCCAATTGAGTTACCGCTTGAAAATAAATCAGCCCGGCAGCAGAGCTACGCAATGCTGATGGATCCTCGCTACGACAACGATTCACCAGGTTGACCACTCCCCCATGCTCCGGCAAACGTGAGCCAGGACGGGTGGTCACCACAACATGCGCCAACTCAATTATTCGCTGCCATTGATGCCAGCGATCAAAACCAAGAAAAGCATCCAGACCCAGAATCAAGCACAGCGGCTTCTTGCCTTGTTCTTCGCGCAACGAGGCTAGCGTATCCACCATGTAAGAAGGGCCGGATCGTTGCAATTCACGCTGATCAATAACGCAACCCGGCACGTTTTCCAATGCCAGTTGCAACATCGACAAACGCTGACTTGCGCTTGCTACTGGAACGCCACGATGCGGCGGCACATTGCAGGGAATAAAACGCAGCTCGTCCAGCGCCAAGGCTTGCTTCACTTCCAGTGCTGGCCGTAAATGGCCAAAGTGAACGGGATCGAAAGTGCCGCCGAAAATACCTAACATAATTCCAACATACGCAGTGCGCGGCTTAACACCATGCTCTTGACGCTCGCATCATCACTGCCTGATCTGCCCATTTCCCAGCACCACGAATTTCTGCGAGGTTAGCCCTTCCAAGCCCACGGGACCGCGCACATGAAATTTGTCGGTGCTGATGCCGATTTCGGCACCCAAACCATACTCAAAACCATCGGCAAAGCGCGTTGAGGCATTGACCATCACCGAACTGGAATCGACTTCACGCAGGAAGCGCCGTGCCTTGGTGTAATTC is part of the Gammaproteobacteria bacterium genome and encodes:
- the rsfS gene encoding ribosome silencing factor gives rise to the protein MSDSEKIKDIVVAALEDVKAVDIKVVDVRGKTGVTDFMVIASGNSDRHVKALSDNVIEQAKKNGQPPFGVEGEQAGEWVLVDLVDVVVHVMLPRARDFYQLEKLWAPGVDRAVAG
- the nadD gene encoding nicotinate-nucleotide adenylyltransferase, with amino-acid sequence MLGIFGGTFDPVHFGHLRPALEVKQALALDELRFIPCNVPPHRGVPVASASQRLSMLQLALENVPGCVIDQRELQRSGPSYMVDTLASLREEQGKKPLCLILGLDAFLGFDRWHQWQRIIELAHVVVTTRPGSRLPEHGGVVNLVNRCRSEDPSALRSSAAGLIYFQAVTQLDISATTIREAVRARRDIHFLLPEAVRLYIERENIYRY
- the rlmH gene encoding 23S rRNA (pseudouridine(1915)-N(3))-methyltransferase RlmH, with translation MRIHLIAVGQRMPDWVERGYQEYSKRLPPSCSLQLIEIPAGRRTKGADIQRAITEEGERMLAAIPRGTHVIALDERGKPWTTQQLSGQLGDWLQAGYDIALLVGGPDGLSPSCKETAVQQWSLSNLTLPHPLVRVLLAEQLYRAWSLLQGHPYHRE